Below is a genomic region from Streptomyces ferrugineus.
CGCCATCGTGCGCAGCGGTGGTCGCCAGCACAAGGTTGCTGTCGGCGACATCGTTGAGGTTGACAAGATTTCCACTGCCAAGGTTGGCGACACGGTCGAGCTCTCGACCCTGCTCGTTGTCGACGGCGACGCTGTGACCAGCGACCCGTGGGTGCTGGCCGGCATCAAGGTCCAGGCCGAGGTCGTGGACCACCACAAGGGCCAGAAGATCGACATTCTGCGCTACAAGAACAAGACCGGCTACCGCCGTCGTCAGGGCCACCGCCAGCAGTACACGGCGATCAAGGTCACTGAGATCCCCGCGGCTGCGAAGTAAGGGACTGAGGAGAGATGGCACACAAGAAGGGCGCATCGTCCACCCGTAACGGTCGTGACTCCAACGCTCAGCGCCTCGGCGTGAAGCGCTTCGGCGGTCAGGTCGTCAACGCGGGCGAGATCCTGGTCCGCCAGCGCGGCACCCACTTCCACCCCGGTGCGGGCGTCGGCCGTGGCGGCGACGACACGCTGTTCGCGCTGCAGGCCGGTGCGGTGGAGTTCGGCACCAGCCGTGGCCGCAAGGTCGTGAACGTCGTTCCGGTCGCCTGACACAGCCCCTTCAGGGCTCAGGCGCCGTAGAGCGTTTCGCGAGGCGGACCTCACTTCCCTTCCGGGAAGGCGGGTCCGCCTTTCGCGTGTTAACAAGAGACATTCCTGTACGTATCTGGAGGCACATCCCATGACCACCTTCGTGGACCGCGTCGAACTGCATGTCGCCGCGGGTAACGGAGGCCACGGCTGTGCCTCCGTCCACCGTGAGAAGTTCAAGCCGCTCGGCGGGCCCGACGGCGGCAACGGCGGACGTGGCGGGGACGTGATCCTCACCGTCGACCAGTCGGTCACCACGCTGCTCGACTACCACCACTCCCCGCACCGCAAGGCCACCAACGGCAAGCCCGGCGAGGGCGGCAACCGCTCCGGCAAGGACGGGCAGGACCTGGTCCTTCCGGTGCCCGACGGCACGGTGGTGCTGGACAAGGCCGGCAACGTCCTCGCCGACCTGGTCGGCCACGGCACGTCCTACGTCGCCGCGCAGGGCGGCCGGGGCGGGCTCGGCAACGCCGCGCTGGCCTCCGCGCGACGCAAGGCGCCGGGGTTCGCGCTGCTCGGTGAGCCGGGGGACCTCCAGGACATCGTCCTCGAGCTGAAGACGGTCGCCGACGTGGCGCTGGTCGGGTACCCGAGCGCCGGCAAGTCCTCGCTGATCTCCGTGCTGAGCGCGGCGAAGCCCAAGATCGCGGACTACCCCTTCACGACCCTCGTGCCCAACCTCGGTGTGGTGACGGCCGGTTCGACCGTCTACACCATCGCCGACGTCCCCGGCCTCATCCCGGGCGCCAGCCAGGGCAAGGGCCTGGGCCTGGAGTTCCTGCGGCACGTCGAGCGGTGCAGTGTGCTGGTGCACGTCCTGGACACCGCGACGCTGGAGTCCGACCGCGACCCCGTCTCCGACCTGGACGTCATCGAGGCGGAGCTGCGGGAGTACGGCGGGCTGGACAACCGGCCGCGCATCGTCGTCCTGAACAAGATCGACGTACCCGACGGCAAGGACCTCGCCGAGATGGTGCGGCCGGATCTGGAGGCCCGCGGTTACCGGGTCTTCGAGGTGTCGGCGGTGGCGCACATCGGGCTGAAGGAGCTGTCGTTCGCGCTGGCGGACCTGGTGGCCAGGGCGCGGGCCGCGAAGCCGAAGGAAGAGGCGACGCGGATCGTGATCCGGCCGAAGGCCGTCGACGACGCGGGCTTCACCGTGACCCGCGAGGAGGCCGGCGGGGAGCCGCTGTTCCGGGTGCGGGGCGAGAAGCCCGAGCGCTGGGTGCGGCAGACCGACTTCAACAACGACGAGGCGGTCGGGTATCTCGCCGACCGACTGGGCCGCCTCGGTGTCGAGGAGGAGTTGATGAAGGCGGGGGCCCGC
It encodes:
- the rplU gene encoding 50S ribosomal protein L21 produces the protein MYAIVRSGGRQHKVAVGDIVEVDKISTAKVGDTVELSTLLVVDGDAVTSDPWVLAGIKVQAEVVDHHKGQKIDILRYKNKTGYRRRQGHRQQYTAIKVTEIPAAAK
- the rpmA gene encoding 50S ribosomal protein L27, producing MAHKKGASSTRNGRDSNAQRLGVKRFGGQVVNAGEILVRQRGTHFHPGAGVGRGGDDTLFALQAGAVEFGTSRGRKVVNVVPVA
- the obgE gene encoding GTPase ObgE; translation: MTTFVDRVELHVAAGNGGHGCASVHREKFKPLGGPDGGNGGRGGDVILTVDQSVTTLLDYHHSPHRKATNGKPGEGGNRSGKDGQDLVLPVPDGTVVLDKAGNVLADLVGHGTSYVAAQGGRGGLGNAALASARRKAPGFALLGEPGDLQDIVLELKTVADVALVGYPSAGKSSLISVLSAAKPKIADYPFTTLVPNLGVVTAGSTVYTIADVPGLIPGASQGKGLGLEFLRHVERCSVLVHVLDTATLESDRDPVSDLDVIEAELREYGGLDNRPRIVVLNKIDVPDGKDLAEMVRPDLEARGYRVFEVSAVAHIGLKELSFALADLVARARAAKPKEEATRIVIRPKAVDDAGFTVTREEAGGEPLFRVRGEKPERWVRQTDFNNDEAVGYLADRLGRLGVEEELMKAGARAGDGVAIGPEDNAVVFDWEPTLMAGAEMLGRRGEDHRFEAPRPAAQRRRDKQAERDEALREYDDFEPF